In the Paenibacillus sp. FSL R7-0337 genome, TTGAGACGGTATCGCAGTACGGGATTCAAATGATGAAGGGCTTGCTCGATGGCGGCGTAATGTCCTCGCTGAAGCATTTTCCCGGTCATGGGGATACCGATGTCGATTCACACATTGGCTTGCCTGTCATTAACAAAACGGTGGAGGAGCTAGAGCAGCTTGAACTGCTGCCGTTTAAGGCTGCAATCGGGCAGGGGGCCGAGGCCATCATGAGCGCCCATATTTTATTCCCGCAAATCGAAACGTCTGGTGTACCGGGAACGATGTCTTATACGATTATTACAGAGCTGCTTAAAGGGAAATTGGGATTTGAGGGGCTGGTTGTCTCCGATTGTCTGGAAATGGATGCGATTAAACGCTATTACGGGACGGCAAAAGGTGCACTCGAAGCCGTTAAAGCAGGGATTGATCTGGTGTTCATCAGTCACACGCCTGCAACGGTTAAAGAAGCGGTTCATTTAATAGAAGAAGCTGTAGCGGCGGGTGATTTGGATGAAGCGGTTATTGATGCAGCTGTTGCCAAAATTCTAGCCTATAAAGCCCGCTATACGCATGTTGGGGAACCGGATTACGGGATCGTGGGCTGCGAAGTTCACCGCCGGGCGAACGAGCTGATGCGTACGGAAACGATCTGCATGATTAAAGGTGAGACCCAGCCCGTTCAGGCAGGGGATGGGCAGGTCTTGTTTGTGGGCTCCTATGCCTACCGGACCGACCTGGCCTCCAGCAGTGTGAATCAAGAGCTTAGCTTCCCACAGTATATGGGTGAGCATTTTGCTGCAGCGTATGAGCTGATCGGTATTGATCCGGACGAGGAGCAGATTAACGAAGTGCTGCACAAGGCTGAAGGGTACAAGCATGTTGTTATCGGGCTGTTCAATGCGCGTGAAAATACAGGCCAGCTGGCGCTTGTGCAGAAGCTTGTGGCAGCAAACTGTAAAGTAACGGCAATTACCTTGGGCCGGCCGTATGATTTAGCTTTAATCGAAGGCGGGTTTTGCGGCATTGCAGCCTTTGAATATACTCCGGATGCATTCAAGTCCCTTATTCCCATCCTGAATGGTGAGGTAACACCGGCTGCCAGTATTACGATTCAGCTATAGGGGGACATCAGTATGGCATTTATTGTTGGCATGGACGGGGGCGGCACCAAGACAGCTGTCATTGTTACTCATGATGATCAGGAAGAGCCTGTACTATCCTTTACGGCAGGGCCTATTAATTATAATGGCGGCGATGCCGGGGCTATTGCTGCCGCTTTCGGGGAGATTTTTAATCAGATAAGGTCCTGCTGCACAAGCCTTGCGGAAGTTAATCATGTATGTATAGGAGCGGCAGGCGTAAGCAATCCGGCAGTAGCCCGATTTTTGGAGCAACAGGTGAGAGATAACGGTTATAGCGGGCCGCTAACGATTACCGGGGATCAGGAAACCGCACTATATGGAGCCCAGAATGCGATGCAGGGTATTATTCTCATTGCCGGTACAGGCTCCATTTGCTTCGGGGTTAATGAAAAGGGAGAGCGGCACCGCACAGGAGGCTTTGGTCATCTGATTGATGATGAGGGAAGCGGATATTATATCGGGCGTGAGCTCTTGTCCGTGCTGGTTCAGGCAGAGGACGGAAGAACAGCGGATACGAT is a window encoding:
- a CDS encoding glycoside hydrolase family 3 protein; its protein translation is MRTIEQMSLREKIGQMFVTGFPSTEMSPELKEVIEQYKVGNIILFSHNISNKYQLGGLVAELQQWFTTYTGIPGFITIDQEGGRVTRMPKDATNVAGAMAIASSGRPENAYAAGRITARELQALGINFNLAPVMDVTSNALNPVINVRSYGDTVETVSQYGIQMMKGLLDGGVMSSLKHFPGHGDTDVDSHIGLPVINKTVEELEQLELLPFKAAIGQGAEAIMSAHILFPQIETSGVPGTMSYTIITELLKGKLGFEGLVVSDCLEMDAIKRYYGTAKGALEAVKAGIDLVFISHTPATVKEAVHLIEEAVAAGDLDEAVIDAAVAKILAYKARYTHVGEPDYGIVGCEVHRRANELMRTETICMIKGETQPVQAGDGQVLFVGSYAYRTDLASSSVNQELSFPQYMGEHFAAAYELIGIDPDEEQINEVLHKAEGYKHVVIGLFNARENTGQLALVQKLVAANCKVTAITLGRPYDLALIEGGFCGIAAFEYTPDAFKSLIPILNGEVTPAASITIQL
- a CDS encoding BadF/BadG/BcrA/BcrD ATPase family protein is translated as MAFIVGMDGGGTKTAVIVTHDDQEEPVLSFTAGPINYNGGDAGAIAAAFGEIFNQIRSCCTSLAEVNHVCIGAAGVSNPAVARFLEQQVRDNGYSGPLTITGDQETALYGAQNAMQGIILIAGTGSICFGVNEKGERHRTGGFGHLIDDEGSGYYIGRELLSVLVQAEDGRTADTMIPALVYKQLGLGTVQEIIGFVYHKNTTKKDIAALAPVMTAACGLGDAQALKLAEQCAAGLFELVVPVIERLKLYESKVAIAGSVLQKSRFVREALERKLARSYPQTQLIMPVHNAAYGAVLLGKSKMSNG